One Aciduliprofundum boonei T469 genomic region harbors:
- a CDS encoding clostripain-related cysteine peptidase, producing MKFRMMLILFITAIFIIQILSGNITYGMAPKENANPIKDIENELNGKIIIEKYKNLIYAVYTKQRMQNSYLLIYNGSWSKPVYVGGECPSLLVNAHGIFITSSINHTPYIYYFSQGKWESKKLSNSYATITNLTYINSKLLIFWSGKTSLWLTIFGKTSENVKIANANYPIREIHTHGFSVTIKMESESAWIYRTYSSFNLHQWYLLKEETKEKPLKIYDYSYPTSNHYAKWTFMVYMDGDNSLSDATEGDLSEMERGYQNTSYVNVLVLWDKDGNGDTKLIEIKNGGYEVLSAPWMKSELDMGNPDTLVDFVVWAMKTYPAQHYFLDLWDHGGDYSGAMWDETSGSHLSLKDLHYAAEEIKKKTGGVDIWGYDACLMDAGADNYEIRNATKIIVASEHTEGDDGWDYNAILYGLTSDPNMSAENFARYFVEHVDDENLHFSISTMAAINTTALEFFMNSYNQFAQAVRAKAGSNNTEIKEAFQNAVSADTKYWHSGKDLGDLAKEILKYVGDSNIRYWAKSMLDNATKSVIAYYDSDTNGRKMMMAETIEPAQTSTFSIFKDYQWDEMLNQVYNIEKDDTNKAPSCQIESSKNITLQWGDEIAVYGSARDDNSIEYVEMKIDRGPWFRIGGAQWSYQINTTHLSIGTHYIFVRAYDGDLYSQNEYITLHILPPPLPDLTISKDDIKLNTSKPTEGDNITITLTVHNIGIKNAENVTASIYLDSTYPQQEIGTVNLGNISIGKSKNASIVWNTSGLMGKHRIIVYVDKNNKIKEIDENNNNASIPIFIYYPPSPPLTPTAKIGKNSIFISWLAPMDDGGFPIKGYRIYRGTQKSNLSLTYEIKGNITEFSDYNITPDVRYYYAISAFTDAGESKLSEEISAFADNIKPWIRINSPYNNSIANKSHFMLTWKGNDSQSGLNHFEIRWDNRSWINVGLERSYKIYLSNGKHHIFVKAVDNAGNFNISEIKVLVDTSPPTLKISYPTKDVILNISNFEINFNVSDNLSGVSRCYFRIDKGLWKTINNDTLKISVNDGPHVIYLKAVDRAGNIAYKERSFTVDTTPPEIYSISPPSNYTLNIKYSNLTIGWLARDNLGIAYFAIKINNGSWIDLGMNETYTVKNPRQENYTILIKVVDLAGNYEIKKITIRCIIDSDGDGVPDNEDAFPHNPKEWKDGDGDGIGDNEDFLPHFNNYIFYALITLLIISIAAIIKIKKFRRQ from the coding sequence TGCAGAATTCTTATCTCTTAATCTACAATGGCTCTTGGAGCAAGCCAGTATATGTAGGGGGAGAGTGCCCATCTTTACTCGTTAATGCTCACGGAATTTTCATAACATCTTCCATAAATCATACTCCATACATTTATTACTTCTCGCAAGGAAAATGGGAGAGTAAAAAGTTATCCAATTCATACGCAACAATAACGAATCTCACATACATAAATTCAAAACTTCTTATTTTCTGGAGTGGCAAGACATCCCTTTGGCTCACAATATTTGGAAAAACAAGTGAAAATGTAAAAATTGCAAATGCAAATTACCCGATCAGAGAGATTCATACCCATGGATTTTCGGTAACAATCAAGATGGAAAGTGAGAGTGCGTGGATATACAGAACATACAGTTCTTTCAATCTTCATCAATGGTACCTTTTAAAAGAGGAAACGAAAGAAAAGCCCTTAAAGATTTATGATTATTCATACCCAACTTCAAATCACTATGCAAAATGGACTTTTATGGTGTATATGGATGGAGATAACTCCCTCTCGGATGCCACAGAAGGTGACTTAAGTGAGATGGAAAGGGGATACCAGAACACATCATATGTTAATGTGCTCGTTCTCTGGGATAAGGATGGCAATGGAGATACTAAACTAATAGAAATTAAAAATGGAGGTTATGAGGTGCTATCTGCACCATGGATGAAGAGCGAACTTGATATGGGAAATCCAGATACCTTGGTAGATTTCGTGGTTTGGGCAATGAAAACCTATCCTGCCCAGCATTATTTTCTGGATTTATGGGACCACGGTGGAGACTACAGCGGTGCAATGTGGGACGAAACCTCTGGCTCTCATCTATCCCTTAAAGATTTACACTACGCTGCCGAAGAGATAAAAAAGAAAACAGGAGGAGTGGATATCTGGGGCTATGACGCATGTCTTATGGATGCTGGTGCGGATAACTATGAAATTAGAAATGCCACAAAGATCATTGTAGCTTCTGAGCACACCGAAGGTGACGATGGATGGGATTACAATGCTATTCTATATGGGTTAACATCTGACCCAAATATGAGTGCAGAGAATTTTGCCAGATACTTCGTGGAGCATGTGGATGATGAGAATTTACATTTTTCAATATCTACCATGGCTGCTATAAACACTACCGCTCTAGAATTTTTTATGAACTCTTACAACCAATTTGCTCAAGCAGTAAGAGCCAAAGCAGGCAGTAACAACACGGAGATCAAAGAAGCTTTTCAGAATGCAGTAAGTGCTGATACCAAGTACTGGCACTCTGGAAAGGACCTAGGAGATCTTGCAAAGGAAATACTAAAGTATGTAGGTGATAGCAACATAAGATACTGGGCAAAGAGCATGTTAGATAACGCTACCAAGAGTGTCATTGCGTACTACGACTCTGATACAAACGGAAGGAAAATGATGATGGCTGAAACAATTGAGCCCGCACAAACATCTACATTCTCCATTTTCAAGGACTACCAATGGGATGAGATGCTAAATCAGGTTTACAACATTGAAAAGGACGATACTAACAAAGCACCTTCGTGCCAGATTGAGAGCAGTAAAAATATAACACTTCAATGGGGAGATGAGATAGCAGTGTACGGCAGTGCAAGGGACGATAATTCTATAGAGTATGTGGAGATGAAAATTGATAGAGGGCCATGGTTCAGAATTGGAGGGGCACAATGGAGCTATCAGATAAATACAACTCATCTCAGTATAGGGACCCATTACATATTTGTGCGGGCTTATGATGGAGACCTATACTCCCAGAATGAATACATAACTTTACACATACTGCCCCCACCATTACCAGATTTAACCATATCAAAAGATGATATAAAATTAAACACCTCAAAACCAACTGAGGGAGATAATATAACCATAACCTTAACTGTGCACAACATAGGAATTAAAAATGCAGAGAATGTAACGGCGAGCATATACCTTGATTCTACTTATCCTCAGCAGGAAATAGGAACCGTAAACTTGGGGAACATTTCTATAGGGAAAAGTAAAAATGCAAGTATAGTTTGGAACACTTCTGGGCTCATGGGAAAACATAGGATAATAGTCTATGTGGATAAAAACAACAAAATAAAAGAGATTGATGAAAATAATAACAACGCATCCATTCCAATCTTCATTTATTATCCTCCTTCACCTCCATTAACTCCCACAGCAAAGATAGGTAAAAACTCAATTTTTATCTCTTGGCTCGCACCAATGGATGATGGGGGCTTTCCTATAAAAGGATATAGAATATATAGAGGTACCCAAAAATCAAATCTCTCCCTCACCTATGAAATTAAAGGAAACATCACAGAATTCTCAGATTATAACATAACTCCCGATGTCAGATACTACTATGCTATCAGCGCATTTACCGATGCGGGAGAATCAAAATTGAGTGAAGAGATAAGTGCGTTCGCAGATAATATCAAACCTTGGATTAGAATAAACTCACCATATAACAACTCTATAGCCAACAAGAGCCACTTTATGCTCACCTGGAAAGGAAACGATTCACAAAGCGGTCTAAACCATTTTGAGATAAGATGGGATAACAGAAGTTGGATAAATGTTGGACTTGAAAGAAGTTATAAAATTTATTTGAGCAATGGAAAGCATCACATCTTCGTTAAAGCCGTTGATAATGCAGGTAACTTCAACATATCTGAGATAAAGGTGTTAGTAGATACCTCACCCCCCACATTGAAAATAAGTTATCCAACTAAAGATGTGATCTTGAACATAAGCAATTTTGAAATCAATTTCAATGTATCTGATAATTTATCTGGAGTAAGTAGATGCTATTTTAGAATCGATAAGGGGTTGTGGAAAACAATCAATAACGATACTCTAAAAATATCCGTTAACGATGGCCCCCATGTAATCTATCTCAAAGCCGTGGATAGGGCTGGAAATATTGCCTACAAAGAGAGAAGCTTTACCGTGGATACTACTCCTCCTGAAATATATTCAATAAGCCCACCAAGCAATTATACGCTCAATATAAAATATAGCAATCTCACAATAGGATGGTTAGCAAGAGATAACCTTGGCATTGCCTATTTCGCCATCAAAATAAATAATGGCTCTTGGATAGACTTAGGAATGAATGAGACTTACACCGTAAAAAACCCAAGACAGGAAAACTACACAATTCTGATAAAAGTGGTGGATCTAGCTGGAAATTACGAGATTAAAAAGATTACAATAAGATGTATTATCGATTCGGATGGAGATGGAGTTCCCGATAACGAGGATGCATTTCCCCATAATCCCAAGGAGTGGAAGGATGGCGATGGAGATGGTATAGGGGATAACGAAGATTTCTTGCCACACTTCAACAATTACATATTCTATGCTCTAATAACCTTGCTCATCATTTCAATTGCAGCAATAATAAAAATTAAAAAATTTAGGAGACAATGA